In Halorubrum sp. PV6, a single window of DNA contains:
- a CDS encoding pyridoxal phosphate-dependent aminotransferase, with product MEYEEPKFFHVMQYAAAADGDVIDMVSGNPDWEPPGALRSALSEYADLPSESFQYPPSEGLVELREAIAERRNVDPDRVVVTNGTGEANYLALARAFERDAGDEALLMDPVYPYYPGKVDMLGGESTLVPVERDGGLDVPAIREAASEDTALIVLNTPNNPTGAVYDIDAIREVLAVAEAVDALVVVDEVYDHFDLTGEFESALTLSSDRVIVTSGFSKSMAITGFRVGYGVFPESHVGSAKTRHMLVNVTGARPSQYAVCHALAETPPEYYATVRERLAGRVDAFTDALDAAGAEYSRPDGAFYVLARFDDFPGTMANVKRLIDEAGVAGMPGEAFGSARDEWIRFALVTPRVEAAAERLADYFGA from the coding sequence ATGGAGTACGAGGAGCCAAAGTTCTTCCACGTGATGCAGTACGCGGCCGCGGCCGACGGGGACGTCATCGACATGGTGAGCGGCAACCCCGACTGGGAGCCGCCCGGCGCGCTCCGGTCGGCGCTCAGCGAGTACGCCGACCTGCCCTCCGAATCGTTCCAGTACCCGCCGAGCGAGGGACTCGTCGAACTCCGCGAGGCCATCGCCGAGCGCCGGAACGTCGACCCCGACCGCGTGGTCGTCACGAACGGGACCGGCGAGGCCAACTACCTCGCGCTGGCGCGCGCGTTCGAGCGCGACGCGGGCGACGAGGCGCTGCTCATGGACCCCGTCTATCCGTACTACCCCGGCAAGGTGGACATGCTCGGCGGCGAGAGCACACTCGTCCCGGTCGAGCGCGACGGAGGGCTCGACGTCCCGGCGATCCGCGAGGCGGCGAGCGAGGACACCGCCCTCATCGTCCTCAACACGCCGAACAACCCGACCGGGGCCGTCTACGACATCGACGCGATCCGAGAGGTCCTCGCGGTCGCCGAGGCGGTCGACGCCCTCGTCGTGGTCGACGAGGTGTACGACCACTTCGATCTCACGGGGGAGTTCGAGTCGGCGCTCACGCTGTCTTCGGACCGCGTCATCGTCACCAGCGGCTTCTCGAAGTCGATGGCTATCACCGGGTTTCGTGTCGGCTACGGCGTCTTCCCCGAGTCACACGTCGGCTCCGCCAAGACGCGGCACATGCTCGTGAACGTCACCGGCGCGCGCCCGTCGCAGTACGCCGTCTGCCACGCGCTCGCCGAGACGCCACCCGAGTACTACGCGACGGTCCGGGAACGGCTCGCAGGCCGAGTCGACGCGTTCACCGACGCGCTCGACGCGGCGGGCGCCGAGTACAGCCGGCCAGACGGTGCGTTCTACGTCCTCGCGCGCTTCGACGACTTCCCCGGCACGATGGCGAACGTCAAGCGGCTGATCGACGAGGCCGGCGTCGCCGGGATGCCGGGCGAGGCGTTCGGCAGCGCCCGCGACGAGTGGATCCGGTTCGCGCTCGTGACGCCGCGAGTCGAGGCGGCCGCGGAGCGCCTCGCCGACTACTTCGGAGCGTGA
- a CDS encoding FAD-dependent oxidoreductase gives MDTTATVSAVETVGPDTYALSFDAPDGFDAEPGQFVKLGTEIDGESVARFYTLSSPTVEDSFEVTVGIDPDEGGEFSAFLAGAEAGTEMTLSGPFGDQHYDGEARAVIVAGGPGVGPAVAIAERALDEGGEAAIVYRDDDVSHADRLDRLAERGVAVHRLDAADELDAAVAESTTGGDGETVFVYGFADLVADAEAAIEAAGGDADAAKVENFG, from the coding sequence ATGGACACGACAGCGACGGTCAGCGCGGTCGAGACGGTCGGCCCCGACACCTACGCACTCTCCTTCGACGCGCCGGACGGGTTCGACGCCGAGCCCGGACAGTTCGTGAAGCTCGGAACCGAGATCGACGGCGAGTCGGTCGCGCGCTTCTACACCCTCTCGTCGCCGACCGTGGAGGACAGCTTCGAGGTGACGGTCGGTATCGACCCCGACGAGGGCGGCGAGTTCTCCGCGTTCCTCGCGGGCGCCGAGGCCGGCACGGAGATGACGCTCTCCGGGCCGTTCGGCGACCAGCACTACGACGGCGAGGCGCGCGCGGTGATCGTCGCGGGCGGCCCCGGCGTCGGTCCGGCGGTCGCCATCGCGGAGCGCGCGCTCGACGAGGGCGGGGAGGCCGCGATCGTCTACCGCGACGACGACGTGTCGCACGCGGATCGGTTGGACCGGTTGGCCGAGCGCGGCGTCGCGGTCCACCGCCTCGACGCCGCCGACGAACTCGACGCCGCGGTCGCCGAGTCGACGACCGGCGGCGACGGCGAGACCGTCTTCGTGTACGGCTTCGCCGACCTGGTGGCCGACGCGGAGGCCGCGATCGAGGCCGCCGGCGGCGACGCCGACGCCGCGAAAGTCGAGAACTTCGGGTAG
- a CDS encoding 2-oxoacid:acceptor oxidoreductase subunit alpha: MAADFNWAVGGEAGDGIDSTGKIFAQALSRAGRHVFTSKDFASRIRGGYTAYKVRTSVDKVQSVVDRLDVLIALTPRTIEENLDELHEGSVIIYDGERTTMQDVEIPEEMIGIDVPLKSLAEEAGGAIMRNVVALGAACEVAAFPIENLDSALEKRFSDKGQKLVDNNKEAARAGQSYVAEEYDHAFDYDLATTDEDYVLLNGDEAIGMGAIAAGCRFYAGYPITPATDVMTYLTGRIERYGGHVVQAEDELSAINMALGAARGGARSMTATSGPGIDLMTETFGLIATSETPLVICNVMRSGPSTGMPTKQEQGDLNQMLYGGHGEVPRFVLAPTTIAECFWKTVEAFNLAEKYQIPVYLTADLSMAVTEQTFTPETFDMDEVEIDRGKVVDETTIDDHMSESGGFQPHEITDDGISPRAFPGTADGAHMSTGLEHDEQGRRTEDTEMRVEQVDKRNRKVETAREREDWSPREFGDADADTLVVTWGSNEGALAEAVEFLADDGIDVRVLSVPYIFPRPDLTEDIEAAENVIVVECNEQGQFANLVEHDVLARVDRINKYNGVRFKADELADDIKETLTAGVEA; encoded by the coding sequence ATGGCTGCGGACTTCAACTGGGCCGTCGGCGGAGAAGCCGGTGACGGCATCGACTCGACCGGGAAAATCTTCGCGCAAGCGCTCTCTCGGGCGGGCCGACACGTGTTCACGTCGAAGGACTTCGCGTCGCGGATCCGAGGCGGTTACACCGCCTACAAGGTGCGAACATCCGTCGACAAGGTACAGAGCGTCGTCGACCGTCTTGACGTGCTCATCGCGTTAACGCCTCGAACCATCGAGGAGAACCTCGACGAACTCCACGAGGGCTCGGTGATCATCTACGACGGCGAACGGACCACGATGCAGGACGTGGAGATCCCCGAAGAGATGATCGGGATCGACGTCCCGCTTAAAAGTCTCGCAGAAGAGGCCGGCGGGGCGATCATGCGGAACGTCGTCGCGCTCGGCGCCGCCTGCGAGGTCGCGGCGTTCCCCATCGAGAACCTCGACTCCGCGCTGGAAAAGCGGTTCTCCGATAAGGGGCAGAAACTCGTCGACAACAACAAGGAGGCCGCCCGCGCCGGGCAGTCCTACGTCGCCGAGGAGTACGACCACGCGTTCGACTACGACTTAGCGACCACCGACGAGGACTACGTCCTCCTCAACGGCGACGAGGCCATCGGCATGGGCGCTATCGCCGCCGGCTGTCGCTTCTACGCCGGCTACCCGATCACGCCCGCGACCGACGTGATGACGTATCTCACGGGCCGAATCGAGCGGTACGGCGGCCACGTCGTGCAGGCGGAAGACGAGCTGTCCGCGATCAACATGGCGCTCGGCGCCGCCCGCGGCGGCGCGCGCTCGATGACCGCCACCTCCGGCCCGGGGATCGACCTGATGACCGAGACGTTCGGACTCATCGCCACCTCGGAGACGCCGCTCGTCATCTGTAACGTGATGCGCTCCGGTCCCTCGACCGGGATGCCGACGAAACAGGAGCAGGGCGATTTAAACCAGATGCTGTACGGCGGCCACGGCGAGGTCCCCCGCTTCGTCCTCGCGCCGACGACCATCGCGGAGTGCTTCTGGAAGACGGTGGAGGCGTTCAACCTCGCCGAGAAGTACCAGATCCCCGTCTACCTCACCGCCGACCTCTCGATGGCGGTCACCGAGCAGACGTTCACGCCGGAAACGTTCGACATGGACGAAGTCGAGATCGACCGCGGCAAGGTCGTCGACGAGACGACGATCGACGACCACATGAGCGAGTCGGGCGGCTTCCAGCCCCACGAGATCACCGACGACGGGATCTCGCCGCGGGCGTTCCCCGGCACGGCGGACGGCGCACACATGTCCACCGGCCTCGAACACGACGAGCAGGGCCGCCGGACGGAAGACACCGAGATGCGCGTCGAGCAGGTCGACAAGCGCAACCGGAAAGTCGAGACGGCCCGCGAACGCGAAGACTGGAGCCCGCGCGAGTTCGGCGACGCCGACGCCGACACGCTCGTGGTCACGTGGGGCTCGAACGAAGGCGCGCTCGCGGAGGCGGTCGAGTTCCTCGCCGACGACGGCATCGACGTGCGGGTCCTCTCGGTCCCGTACATCTTCCCGCGCCCGGACCTCACCGAGGATATCGAGGCGGCGGAGAACGTCATCGTCGTGGAGTGTAACGAACAGGGACAGTTCGCGAACCTGGTCGAACACGACGTGTTGGCGCGCGTCGACCGGATAAACAAGTACAACGGCGTGCGGTTCAAGGCCGACGAACTCGCAGACGACATCAAAGAGACCCTCACTGCAGGGGTGGAGGCGTAA
- a CDS encoding 2-oxoacid:ferredoxin oxidoreductase subunit beta — translation MSSDIRFTDFKSDKQPTWCPGCGDFGTMNGMMKALAETGNDPDNTFVVAGIGCSGKIGTYMHSYALHGVHGRALPVGTGVKMARPDIEVMVAGGDGDGYSIGAGHFVHAVRRNVDMTYVVMDNRIYGLTKGQASPTSREDFETSTSPDGPKQPPVNPHALALASGATFIAQSFSSDALRHQEIIQKAVEHDGFGFVNVYSPCVTFNDVDTYDYFRDSLVDLKEADHDPTDREAAKDIIFDSDTEHQGVIYQEEDSVPYHERHGVDEDMSIIPDGAPEGATDLVREFY, via the coding sequence ATGAGCTCAGACATTCGATTCACCGACTTCAAGTCAGACAAGCAGCCGACGTGGTGTCCGGGATGCGGCGACTTCGGCACCATGAACGGGATGATGAAGGCCCTCGCAGAGACGGGAAACGACCCCGACAACACCTTCGTCGTCGCCGGCATCGGCTGTTCCGGCAAGATCGGCACGTACATGCACAGCTACGCGCTCCACGGCGTTCACGGACGCGCGCTCCCCGTCGGCACCGGCGTCAAGATGGCCCGGCCCGACATCGAAGTGATGGTCGCCGGCGGCGACGGCGACGGCTACTCCATCGGCGCGGGCCACTTCGTCCACGCCGTCCGGCGCAACGTCGACATGACGTACGTCGTGATGGACAACCGCATTTACGGGCTCACGAAGGGGCAGGCCTCGCCCACCTCCCGCGAGGACTTCGAGACCTCGACGAGCCCGGACGGCCCGAAACAGCCGCCGGTCAACCCGCACGCGCTGGCGCTCGCGTCCGGCGCGACGTTCATCGCGCAGTCGTTCTCCTCTGACGCGCTCCGCCATCAGGAGATCATCCAGAAGGCGGTCGAACACGACGGGTTCGGCTTCGTGAACGTCTACTCGCCGTGCGTGACGTTCAACGACGTGGACACCTACGACTACTTCCGCGACTCGCTGGTCGACTTAAAAGAGGCGGACCACGACCCCACCGACCGCGAGGCCGCGAAGGACATCATCTTCGACTCCGACACGGAACACCAGGGCGTCATCTACCAGGAGGAGGACTCGGTGCCGTACCACGAGCGTCACGGGGTCGACGAGGACATGTCGATCATCCCGGACGGCGCGCCCGAGGGCGCGACCGACCTCGTCCGCGAGTTCTACTGA
- a CDS encoding digeranylgeranylglycerophospholipid reductase — protein sequence MVDRYDVVIAGAGPAGAQCARDLATRDYDVVVLETEPEAEFPRQSNKSTAGTFPSMMSSFGIPDDVVMSYTDDVVLESPNNHYKSYQPGAVLEFADFKQFLVADGRDNGAEYRFDSRVSRPILDDDGVIEGVRYNGDEEVYGEVVVDATGPAAPIASALDVVDLERENQAIGIEYEMEGVEMNHPEYADLRRAMMLRLDHDIAPGGYSWIFATGEDTAKVGICYIQNDRHREFAQEGQTVDGYLDSWIDRDPRFADAEQIGETVHRGSAHIQMPDDMHTDRFLAIGDTVPAIDPLWGEGIHKGMKSARAAAATIDRCLTDSKRRLDAESLAVYERLWHRDVAPRMKSRLMLTRLLYLAPNERYDQFMRDLQRTEENTLEKANQGEKSSMAKLLHLSDLPLLAKFAREQLGS from the coding sequence ATGGTTGATCGCTACGACGTCGTGATCGCGGGCGCCGGTCCCGCGGGCGCTCAGTGCGCTCGCGATCTGGCGACGCGAGACTACGACGTCGTCGTTCTCGAAACGGAGCCGGAAGCCGAGTTCCCCCGCCAGAGCAACAAGTCGACTGCCGGAACGTTCCCGTCGATGATGTCCTCCTTCGGCATCCCGGACGACGTGGTGATGTCGTACACCGACGACGTTGTCTTAGAGTCGCCCAACAACCACTACAAGAGCTACCAGCCCGGCGCCGTCTTAGAGTTCGCCGACTTCAAACAGTTCCTCGTCGCGGATGGCCGCGACAACGGCGCCGAGTACCGGTTCGACTCGCGGGTCTCTCGGCCCATCCTCGACGACGACGGCGTCATCGAGGGGGTCCGGTACAACGGCGACGAGGAGGTGTACGGCGAGGTGGTCGTCGACGCCACCGGCCCCGCCGCACCGATCGCGAGCGCGCTCGACGTCGTCGACCTCGAACGCGAAAATCAGGCGATCGGCATCGAGTACGAGATGGAGGGCGTCGAGATGAACCACCCGGAGTACGCCGACCTGCGACGAGCGATGATGCTCCGACTCGACCACGACATCGCGCCCGGCGGCTACTCGTGGATCTTCGCCACCGGCGAGGACACCGCCAAGGTCGGCATCTGTTACATCCAGAACGACCGCCACCGCGAGTTCGCACAGGAGGGGCAAACCGTCGACGGCTACCTCGACTCGTGGATCGACCGCGACCCGCGCTTTGCCGACGCAGAGCAGATCGGCGAGACGGTCCATCGCGGCTCCGCCCACATCCAGATGCCGGACGACATGCACACGGACCGATTCCTCGCCATCGGCGATACGGTCCCGGCAATCGACCCGCTGTGGGGCGAGGGCATTCATAAGGGAATGAAGTCGGCCCGCGCCGCGGCGGCGACCATCGACCGGTGTCTCACCGACTCGAAGCGCCGCCTCGACGCGGAGAGTCTCGCCGTGTACGAGCGGCTCTGGCACCGCGACGTGGCCCCGCGCATGAAATCGCGGCTGATGCTCACGCGACTCCTGTATCTCGCTCCGAACGAGCGGTACGACCAGTTCATGCGGGACCTCCAGCGAACCGAAGAGAACACCCTCGAGAAGGCGAATCAAGGCGAGAAGTCGTCGATGGCGAAGCTGCTCCACCTCAGCGACCTCCCGCTCTTAGCGAAGTTCGCCCGCGAGCAGTTGGGTTCGTAA
- a CDS encoding acyl-CoA dehydrogenase family protein, with protein sequence MLDYVGLEADLDQEERLIRDTAREFVDERVRPDIGDHFQAGTFPTELIEEMGEMGFYAPNLDGYGLPNVSETAYGLLMQELEACDSGLRSMASVQGALVMYPIHAYGSDEQKERWLPALGEGEAVGCFGLTEPEHGSNPSAMETSARRDGDEYVLDGAKTWITNAPIADVAVVWARDESADDAPVRGFLVETDRDGVTTNKIDDKISLRASITGEVSLQNVRVPESNVLPGVSGMKGPLSCLTQARYGIAWGAVGAARDCFEQARAYATDREQFGGPIARFQLQQEKLAEMATQITTAQLLAYRLGELKERGDLTPQHVSMAKRNNVRTARDQSRVAREMLGGNGITTDYSPMRHMANMETVYTYEGTHDIHTLVLGEDLTGIPAYE encoded by the coding sequence ATGCTCGACTACGTGGGGCTCGAGGCTGACCTCGATCAGGAGGAGCGGCTGATACGCGACACCGCTCGGGAGTTCGTCGACGAGCGGGTGCGTCCCGACATCGGCGACCACTTTCAGGCGGGGACGTTCCCGACGGAACTGATCGAAGAGATGGGCGAGATGGGGTTTTACGCCCCCAACCTCGACGGGTACGGCCTCCCGAACGTCTCGGAGACGGCGTACGGCCTGTTGATGCAGGAGTTAGAGGCGTGTGACTCCGGGCTCCGGTCGATGGCGAGCGTGCAGGGCGCGCTGGTCATGTACCCCATCCACGCGTACGGCAGCGACGAACAGAAGGAGCGATGGCTGCCGGCGCTCGGCGAAGGCGAGGCGGTCGGCTGCTTCGGGCTGACGGAGCCGGAACACGGCTCGAACCCGTCTGCGATGGAGACCAGCGCGCGGCGAGACGGCGACGAGTACGTCCTCGACGGCGCGAAGACGTGGATCACGAACGCGCCGATCGCGGACGTGGCCGTGGTCTGGGCCCGCGACGAGTCGGCGGACGACGCCCCCGTCCGCGGCTTCCTCGTCGAGACGGACCGCGACGGCGTGACCACGAACAAGATCGACGACAAAATCTCGCTGCGCGCGTCGATCACCGGCGAGGTCAGCCTCCAGAACGTGCGCGTTCCCGAGTCGAACGTCCTCCCCGGCGTGTCGGGAATGAAGGGTCCGCTGTCGTGTCTCACGCAGGCCCGCTACGGGATCGCGTGGGGAGCGGTCGGTGCCGCCAGGGACTGCTTCGAGCAGGCGCGGGCGTACGCCACCGACCGCGAGCAGTTCGGCGGACCGATCGCGCGGTTCCAACTCCAACAGGAGAAGCTCGCGGAGATGGCCACCCAGATCACCACGGCGCAACTGCTCGCGTACCGGCTCGGCGAGCTGAAAGAGCGCGGGGATCTCACCCCCCAACACGTCTCGATGGCCAAGCGCAACAACGTGCGCACGGCACGCGACCAGTCGCGGGTCGCCCGCGAGATGCTCGGCGGCAACGGGATCACGACCGACTACTCGCCGATGCGCCACATGGCGAACATGGAGACCGTCTACACCTACGAGGGGACCCACGACATCCACACGCTCGTCCTCGGCGAGGACCTGACCGGCATCCCGGCGTACGAGTAA
- the purN gene encoding phosphoribosylglycinamide formyltransferase, with translation MKIAGLASNRGRNLRHIADTAPGGAELSVVVTNREQAPVLEAATERRVPTEVVQREDGESRTSHEQRLLDRLAGYDFDIVCLDGYMRVLTDEFLEATPTTLNVHPSLLPSFPGADAHEQVLDAGVRTTGCTVHVVTEEVDAGPIVTQEPVPVYEDDDVDSLKDRVLRDAEFTAYPRAVRWFAEDRVTIDRDGDEPVDVTVDGDDGGDFPERRLVSEERAATLRYGENPHQDAALYVDDGCEEASVVDAPQLNPGAKGMGYNNYNDADAALNLVKEFDEPAAAVIKHTNPAGCATGDTIAEAYDRALRTDAKSAFGGIVAVNRKCDADTADAVVDSFKEVVVAPGYTDSALDVLREKKNLRVLDVGPLGDGDERFSERFTEKPIVGGRLIQERDRQSPVAADLDVVTEREPTDEQIETMVFAWKTLKHVKSNGILFATGTETVGVGMGQVSRVDAVTLAAMKAEKDAEGKSAEGAVMASDAFFPFPDAIEEAAEAGVEAVIQPGGSVNDEDVIAAADEHDMAMAFTGSRCFRHD, from the coding sequence ATGAAGATCGCCGGACTCGCGAGCAACCGGGGACGGAACCTCAGACACATCGCCGACACCGCGCCCGGCGGCGCGGAGCTCTCTGTCGTCGTGACCAACCGCGAACAGGCGCCCGTCTTGGAGGCCGCGACGGAGCGTCGAGTCCCGACCGAGGTCGTCCAACGCGAGGACGGCGAGTCGCGTACATCCCACGAACAGCGACTCCTCGACCGACTCGCAGGGTACGACTTCGACATCGTCTGTCTCGACGGGTATATGCGCGTGCTCACCGACGAGTTCCTCGAAGCGACACCCACGACGCTGAACGTCCACCCCTCGCTTTTGCCCTCCTTCCCCGGCGCGGACGCCCACGAGCAGGTGCTCGACGCCGGCGTCCGCACCACCGGCTGCACGGTCCACGTCGTCACCGAGGAGGTCGACGCCGGGCCGATCGTCACCCAGGAACCGGTCCCCGTCTACGAGGACGACGACGTCGACTCGCTGAAGGACCGCGTCCTCCGTGACGCCGAGTTCACCGCGTACCCGCGTGCGGTGCGGTGGTTCGCCGAAGACCGGGTGACGATCGACCGCGACGGCGACGAGCCGGTCGACGTGACCGTCGACGGCGACGACGGCGGGGACTTCCCCGAGCGCCGACTCGTCTCCGAGGAGCGCGCGGCCACGCTGCGGTACGGCGAGAACCCGCACCAAGACGCCGCGCTCTACGTCGACGACGGCTGTGAGGAGGCGAGCGTCGTCGACGCCCCGCAGCTGAACCCCGGCGCGAAGGGGATGGGGTACAACAACTACAACGACGCCGACGCCGCCTTGAACCTCGTCAAGGAGTTCGACGAGCCGGCCGCCGCCGTGATCAAGCACACGAATCCCGCGGGCTGTGCGACGGGAGACACGATTGCGGAGGCGTACGACCGCGCGCTCCGTACCGACGCGAAGTCGGCGTTCGGCGGCATCGTCGCCGTCAACCGCAAGTGCGACGCCGACACCGCGGACGCAGTCGTCGACTCGTTTAAAGAGGTCGTCGTCGCGCCCGGCTACACCGACAGCGCGCTCGACGTGCTCCGAGAGAAGAAGAACCTCCGCGTGCTCGACGTCGGCCCGCTCGGCGACGGCGACGAGCGGTTCTCCGAGCGCTTCACCGAGAAGCCGATCGTCGGGGGGCGGCTCATCCAAGAGCGGGACCGGCAGTCCCCGGTCGCCGCCGACCTCGACGTGGTCACCGAGCGTGAGCCCACCGACGAGCAGATCGAGACGATGGTGTTCGCGTGGAAGACGCTCAAACACGTGAAATCGAACGGGATACTGTTCGCGACGGGCACCGAGACGGTCGGCGTCGGGATGGGGCAGGTGTCCCGCGTCGACGCCGTCACGCTCGCGGCCATGAAAGCCGAGAAGGACGCGGAGGGGAAATCCGCCGAGGGCGCCGTGATGGCCTCGGACGCCTTCTTCCCGTTCCCGGACGCGATCGAAGAGGCCGCCGAGGCCGGCGTCGAAGCCGTGATCCAGCCCGGCGGCTCCGTCAACGACGAGGACGTGATCGCCGCGGCCGACGAACACGACATGGCGATGGCGTTCACCGGCTCGCGCTGCTTCCGGCACGACTGA